The sequence below is a genomic window from Trichosurus vulpecula isolate mTriVul1 chromosome 5, mTriVul1.pri, whole genome shotgun sequence.
TTTCCATAGTAATATATGATGTTATATTAGTTATATTTCCTACTAAAGCTCAAATGAAGTTTTGAATTTTACTGTTTTGACTCAGTTTACTCTTATTACCTATAGCAAGTCTCCAGTTTTTTTGGCTGGTATTAAAGTGACTATGCATGTGCAGAATTTGATTTTTATAACATTTACAGGTTAAAAACAATAATGGAAAATTCAAACTAAGTATATTTTTAGGGCCCAAATATACTTTAATGCTTCTCTACAAGTTATCACATAATTACTAGTATTAGTTTCTATGGTAAATGCCATTACTATTTAGGCTTCGTTACTCTATGGAATAGATGAATTTCAGCAAAGATGGCTATAACGTGAACATTTATGATTTACCATCTAAATTCCATGAAGAAATTGGATATGGTCCAGAAAAACCCTCTACTAGATTGAACTGAAATGACTTGAGAACTTTTAATCAGCCACTTAATTGTATGGATAATAAATTTACCCTAGTTCTTAGAatctaacttttttcttttattatgatAGTTGTCATATAAGCTAGACTTAGCACTCTATTCTAATAAGTACttcatattacatatacacacaaacacaattcAACACAGTGTTTAAGTTTGAAGCTTTTGATTGTCCAAAGTAATAGTCTGCATAATCAGTTCTCTAGATTTGAAGTTGTGGAAAATGAGGACTATCAGGAATGGCAGTCTTTGGTGCTGATTATGCTATGGAGGCCTGCCCCTTGTAGTAAAGTTGTTTTGCCAAGTAGTCTAGCTTGTATTATCTAAAGTGCACAtgtgaagaatttttttattctctaagataccacatattaatattccattagatttaaatattttaaaagataggcAAGTGGTAAATTTTCAGAAACTTGGGTTGTTAACTTAAACCTTGAAATAACAGTTTTCTGTGATAATATGCTAATATCTCAAGAGTGAGAAATGGAAATCTTGGGATGATATAGGATAATAGAAATAGAGTCTTGAGTATTTTTTTAGTAGAAAAATTAAGTTATAGAAAGAAATTTCTGATGCTCCTATGGAAATGTGATAACCCATGATGTACAGTAAACAGATCTAATATTATAAATTTTTCCTATGAGcttagggaaaattttaaaatttatttacggTTTGAGTTAAGAGAAAGTCTCCCAGTATTTTGAGCTCTTGCTTCatcattatgtatatattttcccttAGTGTGGAAATATTTTCTTGTTGAAATGTTTTGGTTTATTAACACGTGAAAGACTTACATAATTCCTTGTTTTCAATTTCAAAAATGGCAAGCCAAAGCAATGACAGAgttagtgtataatctttgtaaaaaTGCTTGAAGATAAGATTACTTGCTTAACAGTGCCGCTTTGTTTGTGGCATTAGTATCAAGCCTTTAAGGAACACTTTATGTTATGAATTAGTTGGCAGTGCTCCCAGAATAAACAGTGGGACAAAAGTTATACTGTTAACCCTCTTAGTTTCAGACCAGTTTCTAAACTAAGTGAATATAGCCATCTAGTACAGCAAAGtatagtaattattttttttcttccccagagTAACTTTCCCATAACTCCTTAAAAGAACAGGCTTTTCTAAACTTGTCcttcagcttttttttaaagtccaaaaATGATTCTTATCTAGGGTTTATGGTAGCTATCTCTAAAAGGTTTATTCTGAGGTAGGCATTTAGTTTTAAAGAAGCCAGATGAACATTTTTCCTGAGGAGAAACCAAATTTTCATTTCTGACCAGTTTTGAacattactgttttctttttattcagaGAGTGGTACCTGAATGGTGACTATTTAGTTTTGCTGGTATCGTTGGTGCTTATTCTTCCTTTGTCATTGCTGAGAAATTTAGGTAAGTAAGCCTAACTTCAAACAGTTAGGAGAAAAATTAGTTATAAATTATTTCTGGCACTTTGAAACAGGCCTGTCACTTGGACAAGGTGGTGAAGGATTCCCAGGAGGGCCTAGCATCTGTCCAGGGATCATAGTTTGTTAAAGATCAAGATTAGACCAATTCTGGGGCTTTGAAAGATTAGTGCTAGTGGTAGGTGTTTGCAGTTAGTATAAGAGAAGGCTTCTGTCAATTTTAGGAATGCTCCTCAATGTTGAATTTTACTGGTATTTGCTTGGCATATTTCATAAGAAATGTTACTCCCTCGTCCTAACCAGGTATCAGTTTTTAATCTTTAAATTGGATTGTTTGCAGTTTAGAATTACTGAACTATAGCctcttaattttgaaaaaaacctGTCACATAAATAAGTTACACTGTTAACATTCTTGGTTTCAGACCCAGTTTCTAAAGTACCTGAATATATCCATATTTTAGTGAACTCTGGTACTTAGTCTTTTCACAAATAGCaaaagtaaagatttttttttatctcagagAAAAATACCTTTGTCTGAAACACATTTCCTCTAATGCCTGATTTCCCTCTCCATGCCCTTACAGGATATCTAGGATATACAAGTGGCTTTTCCTTGCTGTGTATGGTGTTCTTTCTGATTGTGGTAGGTATAATTTCATTCTTGGACTGCATCATGTATGATACCACTTTTCAAATGGGGCTATTTTATGATGTTTTGTCATATAGAGCAACAAAATATAAAGcctccataattttatttttaggtgaTGTGCAAGAAATTTCAAATCTCTTGTCCTTTTGAAGCTACACTGATGAATGAGACACTAAATAGCACAGTAACACAATTGACAGCAACTTTTACATCTTCACCAGAAACCTCATTTAACATGACTCATGATGATTCCTGTGAGCCACGGtactttatcttcaactcacagGTAactataattctttcttttttagaagTCGAGTATAGAGTtaagagagaaatgaaatcacTTAACTGAAAATATGTTAATCAGAAGAATAAACAAGGTTGTATAGCTTAAATAGTGATTAGATGAACTAATTAGTCATTGAGAATTCTATGGAAAGCATTGGTTttttaaacagatttttaaaaaaatacagaacaaTACAGGTAACTGAAATTAGAATAGAAAAATTATGCTGTCACCTACACAGTAAACTAATTGGAAGGATAAGAAATTCTAGAGTtttgtaaatgaataaaaaaaaattaaactttggCTTCCTCAGTAGCTATTGATAAGCTAATACATCATTATGTTCAGtcctcttatttgcttttcagaCTGTCTATGCTGTGCCAATTCTGACATTTTCATTTGTCTGCCATCCTGCCATTCTTCCTATTTATGAAGAGCTGAAGGGGTAAGCATTTTGTATGTTTGATACTGATTTGTACACGCAAAagtggaaaaatgggaaaaggtaaCATACTGTGCATTTTTATTGCTAAAGATCTATCTGCATGTTTCCTTCCAATTAAATAGCCGAAGTCGTAGAAGAATGATGAATGTGTCCAAGATTTCCTTTTTTGCCATGTTTCTCATGTACCTGCTTGCCGCCATCTTTGGATACTTGACATTTTACGGTAAATAATGTCCAGTTTacaattaaaaaatcattgattAGTTAACCATGAAATTGATCCTTTTTTTTATACCCCGACATCAAAGAATACAGCATTCAAAAGTCCCTCAccccaaagagaaataaattttaaacctAAGAACTTACATTATTGGATCTACCACAGAATAATACAATCCCactcagaagagaccttagagatgtcTAATCTAACCCCTAATTTCTCTGCATAATGCATGAATATAATGAAGGTCTCCAGTAAACTCCCTCCTGCTCCATTAGTGATGGAACATCCCTCCTGCTCCACTAATTACCCAGCAAATCAGCTcgttccatttttggatagcttaTTATTAAGAAGCTCTTCCTTATATTACACTAAAATTAGGGAGGGGGGACCTATTTGTAACCcctagaacaaatctaatcctttaaCATGCCATTTTTCTAATAATTGGAGGTAGCTTATATAGTACATACCtaaaataggatttttttctcttcttcaggataaTATAATTTATCCTACGATTTAGACTCTACAAATTTAGCGTATTATCCATTTACTATCACTCAAATTAAGTAGAATCCCTTTTAAAGAGACTTTTTCCCATGCTTAGCTACCCTTCCACccttcattctccctccccccacagtaaaaaaaaaagtactctaAGCCAAGCATTAAGATTTAGCCACTTGGCTCCTGTTGTTTTTAATGGAATTCATGTGGCTAAATCTACACttgattctttaaaaatgtgccacttaatgtttttttaattgtattaactacataattccaaattaatcTTATTGGCCTCTTACAGCCTTGTTTTGTGAGTAGCTACCAACTTTTGGGCCAAATATTGCTCAGTTACTTGTCCACAGATCCTGTTGAAGTCATTTCGAACATCTAATGGGCAAAATTTATCCCTTTGAAAACAGATTATCACCTCAGTTTGTTTCATCTTCCTTATAGGACATGTTGAACCAGAACTGCTTCATACCTACTCTGCAGTCCTGGGTGCTGATATTATTCTTCTCATCGTCCGTTTGGCAGTATTGATGGCTGTTACACTCACAGTACCTGTGGTGATTTTCCCAGTAAGTATTGTCAGATCAGTAATGAATCTCTCTTCATGTGATTTTATGTGAACTTGAGATTTTGGGTATGGCTAAGTATTCCCAAGtttttgctattttccttttcaaagacttaaaaaaaaaactgtagacTTCTCAGCCTGAGgcatttttatataatcaaaaacaTGACAAATCTAACCTGCTCAAGTTTCCAAGGGAGCAAAAGGGAGGACTTTCACTTTGGAAAAGTAGTTAATTGGAAAAGTAAATTTGTCCTTTGCCTCATAATCATtgacttcattttgtttttttctactaGCTTATTAATATTTCTactaattctctttttcctttcctctgtaGATCCGGAGTTCACTCATTCAATTGTTATTCGCAGCAAAGGATTTCAGCTGGTGGCGTCATAGTTTTATTACTGTGTCTATCTTGGGATTTACCAATTTGCTTGTCATCTTTGTCCCAACCATTAGAGATATCTTTGGTTTCATTGGTAAGTTTTGAATTAAATCAGTTCTACATTTTTTAGGTACCAGAAAGTGTGATTTTGATAACCATTTGACATGCCTAATACTTAATTTATGAAAACTTTGTTTTTGCAAATAGGTGCCTCTGCTGCTGCCATGTTGATTTTTATTCTGCCTTCTGCTTTTTATATCAAACTAGTAAAGAAAGAATCAATGAAATCTGTGCAGAAGATTGGGGTAAGTGAGGAAAAAAATCCATGATGACTTTATAGCAGAAATTAATAATTTACCCTATACTGGCTGCTTATAGCCAGACTGATTGATCCAGAATAAAATGAAGCTGTTTTCTGTAATACTAACTTAATTTGTTGATTGCAGCCAGTTTAGTGGGAAAGCTCACATATATGCTCTTATATTTTGTCTTGCTATTATTACTTCTAGGTAATAATTGGTTGATTGGCTTGCATCCTGTAAACAGCTGTAACCTAAGAGTGAATGGAGTATTAGCAATCATAAAGAATTGTTAGGATAAAGTAATTTAAAGGACTAGTATGTAACATGGGTGGATAGACCAAACTTTTACCTGATTTCCTTGCCACTGAAAacatggtttaattttttttttcaaaattccctCATCTGTTCTGTAAATTATTGTAGTTCTCAAAAGTCTTATGTATTGGCAATTCAAAGTTTATATGGTGATCAGACATCTAGTTCTTAAGGCCTCctgaaaatgttaaaattttattaGTTAAAGCTTTTTTTAGGGTATTGTAGAAAATTATAGGAATGTTTCTAGCAGTGATAACAAGATCCTTTTTAGCAGATTTCACTTGATAAGGATAGTCTCTAGATTTGCTGACCAGTTTTTAAATTATGTTCCTTTTTTTCTAGGCTGTATTCTTCTTGCTAAGTGGCTTTCTTGTAATGATTGGAAGCATGACTTTGATTATTCTTGATTGGATCCACAATGCCTCTTCAGATGGCCATTAGCTATCATAACGACAAACTTGAATACCAGTCAACTCTCTACTAAAACGGAACTTCACTTATGTTTGCAGTTTCACTTCCTTTTGCAATGCAGATTTTTTGCTGGTTCTTTCCTGTGCAGAATTAATGAACTCTTTAAGAAGCTGTTCTgcatgaaagaaatggaaattaacaaCACACCGCATGAGTCTCCTGCTAGAGGAAGTGACAATTTTATTCCATTCCAGAGAATGGACAACTTTAACTTTTATCAAGCCACATGTTTggctttttttcattgtttaactTGGATATTTTATGATTTTACTTGAATGTGCCTAATGGAACCATTTGATgtaagaaataattattaatttgcAGTGAAGTGTTGAAATAACCATTAGAGAGAACACTATTATTTTTTGTACCAAAAAAGACAAAGACTTCAAAAGCACTATTTTACTTTTAAGAAATTGCTTTTTTGAACTTTATCCAGATAAGGTCAATAgaccaaataaaaatatttcattagtgTTTAAAACTATTAGTATTATGAATTAACTTGCCTTTTTATAGGCATAATAAGCCAAATACTTTTTTTATCCAAAAcaagtaatttttaaagaaaattatacattCAAACCAATGTGAGCAAAAGTATATCATTGACTAGAAACCTAGATTTCATTCAAATCTCCATTaattaaaaggtaaaattagtaaacatttgttaattgatACTCTATCCCAAATCAGATGTTAAGTCTATTTTTTGTGTTCCTTCTTCCTATATCCCCCTAAAACCTGAAAGATTCAAATTACGAAATTTTTAAAGACTTCTCCCCattaaaatggaagatgatgaaaCAAATATTTCTATGGTAAATAAAGAACTAATATATAGAACTCAAGGTACCAAATAGTGCAATTGGGTAAAACAGGGTTTATTCAGTTGCACCACCTATTTCTAGAGTTACATTGACAGCTATGGTTAGGTTTTTCAGTCAGCTGAAAATTCATTTGCTCTTTGCAAATGACTTACAGCAGTGGATGACTAGGATCTGCTTGCTGTAGGTGTTAACCATTGTATTCAGAAACTTCTGAACTAACAGGATTTCTCATTATTTATCCACTATTGGAAGTGTGAATTACTTGATTAATGACTGTTTAGTTCTGTTATTGTCTTATCTACACTAGAGGCCTAATACATGGGTTATACCAGTATTTGGTCTATGATACAAGTTCTCTTTGTACAGGCAATTAGAATACTCATGCAGTGATGCTTCTTTAAACTCATATGCACTGTATTGTCATCTCACACTTGTTCACTTTAGAATTGTTTGTCTGATCAGTGGCTGAAGAAACTAGTGCAGTGTGAGTATAAGAAGCTCTTTTGGTTCTGCATGTTCACTTGTTTCATTTTGATCCCAGttagagaaaaatgtgaatttaaaCCTGGCTTCTAAGAACGCATTTATGGTGTGTTAAGGTGTATGGTGAATATGTTATCAAACAATTGTGGTACTATACTCATTTGGCATAATGTCTAGAAACCTGAATTTACATAATTCCATTAGTGGTTGGGAGAAGCAAATGTTGAAATTATCTGACTCAATTTTCTCTTGAACTGAACTATGTTCAGTTCCAGGAGTCAGAATTTGGCAGACATGGTTTATGTCATTCAGCATTCTTATGTACTCTATGTGACTGGTAAGGTTACGGACCACAAACATCTATAATCTATAGATCTCATGCAACTGGAAGATAACCAGTAATGATATATTGAATGAGACCAAGggttaattttgtatttaaaattattaGGTACAATCTAGAGAATatgcactgttgttttcttttatacatttttgAGTGGGCCATCAGTACCCCAGAGCCCAACTCTAgttcaaaccaagaatcagcaTTCCTCTTTGAGTTCTTGGAAATAATTGCTAAATTAGCACCTGAAAACTGTAAGGGAATGccatttgaagattttttttttaacatctcatTCTTAAATGGATGAGattattttaggtttttttttcccccagcaaaatcagaaacaaaagaacaattCCTTTTACAACAGAAGGATGTCAGAAGTCTCCCCATCATTTTTGGCTGTTACCACTTGGCTACTCCAATGCATGATTTTTCCTACAAGTTAACCTGTCTGCCTTGAGGTTCCTAAAACATATCCTCATTAATGAGCAATGTTCAGTATTAAACCACTGTCTTGTCACCTTGTTTTTACATTACTGTCTTCCACAGGTATTTCAGTCATAACTGTAATATAATTTATAGAACAACATTAATCCATTAAAGCTaacatatttttcaatatttatgATACTCTGTATATATATCATGTGTcagtatatatttgtaaataggTTGTATATAATGAAGGTTTGGGTATTGGGTTTAAATGTACATACTCTTCTTAGTTTATTACTTCTTTATGATGGTATGCCTCTGTAAGTATCGTCCCCCTAAAAATTGCCGTATGGACAATTACAATGACATGAGCTACCAAGTTGTGTAAGAACacatactaaaatttaaattGTATTTGCAATAAACAAGTTTCTTCTAAATCAAAAACCTTTAAGAAATCAAAATAGAACAGAttcatttttgtttcatggaggttttattttttaaaatgtagtagtTACAAATGTGATCTGTTGAAAAAGGCCTTCCTACACAGGTGTTAAAAatctgtatatattgtatatactcaCTGTACTGTAAGGTCCAACAATTCAGGTATGGTTTGTTGGCAAAGAGTGCTTCACCGTTTCAATGAAACATTGTATGttttaaataaactaaaataaatatgtGCGTAATCTGTAAATGTGTTTTGTTTAGTAGAAATGGGTTTGTCAGTTTGTTAACATATGTAATTTAGTTGCAGATTTTTTTATCCAGttatttattgatgccttttttatcataatttcCAAATatggtcttccttccttcccccctaccCCGCATcatttgttctgttgtttcagtcatttctgactttgaCCCCTtcaggagttttcttggcaaagataatggagtggtttgccaattctttctccagctcattttacagatgaggaaactgatgcaaacagggttaagtggcttgcacagggtcacgcagctagtcagtgaggctagatttgaactcaagaggagGATTCCAGgctcatcactctatccactgtaccacctagctatctttCCATTACTTGtagcaaaaggcaaaaaagaacaccaaaatatatatatatatatagagagagagagagagagattgagaattgTTCCCTGGAGAGTGAACTCAAAGTAGTTACTACAAAACTTTCCTAATGCTGGGAGTCCTTTTGTGGAGTTCCCACTAGGTTTACTTCTGAATAAGTTGGTCTCTTCCTTAGCTCGTCCAGATCAAGCAGGTGCTTTGTCTATTCTTTAATCTCACAAAGTTGTAATGTCAATTCCATCTGAATATTTGGTCACCTATGTGcaggaaaaactaaaaagacaAGAAACAAGTGTTGTGGTCATGGCCACAGGGGTTGGGGGAAGAAAGGTCTTAATACTCTTCTTCCAGCTGCAGACCTCTCCATAGGTAGTTTTTGCCTCACCCCGGGGACAAACCAAGTAGTAAGTATTAAAATGGCAATATGTCAGATTCCAGTGACTTCAAAGTTAGTGGATTAATCTCCCTTTGcaaactaggggcagctaggtagtgcagtagatagagtgcagggtctggagtgaggaaatctcatcctgagttcagatctggcctcacgctagctgtgtgaccctggtcacctAACGCTGCCTCagatccttatctgtaaaatgagttggaaaaggaaatggcgaaccactccagtgactgccaagaaacctccaaatggggtcatgaacagtggacacaattgaaacaactgaatgtcCCTACAATGCTCCCCCCActacacacatagacacaaatGTCTGGCAGCTAAGCACATGCTAGGTGAAGGATTCTTATTTCTCACCAGGATACCTGCCCAGCCaccttgaaatgaaatgaaactatCCAACACTTAACAAAATGAAGGTTTCTTAACAAtagcataaaaaagaaagaaaggatacaATGCCAAATGGAAATGCATCTTGTCAGAAGAGTTACTGATTGATTTGTCAGTGGGTCAAGTCAGAGGAGCAATAACTTCTTTGGCTGCCCTTTTAATGCTCTACATGAACAGGAAATTGCCAGTGGCTTAAGCCTTCATCTTCTGGATCGCTTGGGTCCCAGagcagcttgcttttctttgaggagaaaaaaactaGTTCAGCCTTTATAGCAAGGTTAATACCTCATTGAGTCATtactgggggaaagaaaaaactgATTTGGGGGGTGCAAAAAGAGGCAGCACTGAGGGAAGAGCTTTTTGCTGGTAAAAGGAAATAATGTGATGGTCCCCTGAAGGAGTGCAGTAGCAAAGAGATGTAAAAAGATTGCTAACAGGAATGTAGAGatcaagtgaaagtttttttGAGATTGTGGGAGACAGCCATGTTTTGCCAGAAAACAGTGAAAGACTGAGGATTAGTGAGAGAGTAGTCAATTAATAAGCGCTCATTAactacctagtatgtgccagggattgtcctaagcactggggatacaaaaaaagcaaaagacaatcccgaCCATTGAAAAAACTTAGATCTGATCAGGGCGACAACAAGCatacatgtacaaataagctatatgtaggataaataggaaattaacagagggaaggcactaactaGCAGGGGTTGGGACAGACctttaaaagatgggattttagttggcacCTGAAAGAAAGCCAGGGACATCAATAGGTGGAGTTGAAGAGAGAGAGCATcccagacatgagggacagccagaggaaatgcccagagctgagatggcatgtcttgtttgtgaaacagcaaagagaccagtgtcaTTTGATCAGAGTATGTGGCAGGGAGTAAGgggtaagaaggctggaaaagtcACTAGGAGGGGCTAGATTATGAACGGTTTTAATGCCAAATCAAATGAcaatgcattttatatttgatgctggaagTGCCTGGGTGGGGGGGTGTAAAGAGTGGGGGTGCcatctttgctttaggaaaatcactttggtgctgaatggagaatggattggaatggtaGAATGAGACTGAAACagattttcttactgttttaaaatgattaattgtctttactgagtcttactaggtgctaaaccccaggcccaaatccctatctactaggtgctaagcctatgtgggcgtgaaacCCTCAGGTtactaaagggagttgctaagaccagagccaatagtaggcacctaagttctggtcgctcagatgatgtttgctgacagctaaagagtgtataaaaagagagatagagttatttgcttagggctctcactcttggcggaGTGCTgacgtggagactctgggcagctgtagttaaccAGCCCTCCAGCTTCTAAACCTgaatgttcagactttgttaaactctggtaactatgcattaagatttgaatcagaacaggtctgtctgttgatgtttataatttgtttgtgtttgctctgaagtttagggtgctagcttttccccctgagctgagtgaatgatatttgtatgttggattaaagtaagattgttaaccctttaacgttgctttccttagtaaagcagatcaaaagagcctgggcttgcagcgttcttgttgttgggctcgttgggctcgtgttggtttttcacccccacagcagctgctagctgaattgttgaaacaccaaccTATTTCCatagtccaggaatgaggtaATGAgtaccagaggagagaagggagtatatttgagagatgctacagaagtgaaatgaacaggccttggcaacagattggattatgggggtgagagatagtgaggaatccaggatgacgcTTAGGTTGTGAGGctgagggactgagaggatggtgttcCCCTCTAAAGTAACAGGAAAGGAGGAGTGATGTTAcactacagtaataggaaagaaaggaaggaggcttTAAGGGGAAGAtaacgagttcagttttggacatgttgagtttaagatgtctgctggacatccaatctaagatgtctgaaaggcaaaactggaggtcagcagagaggttgaggCAGGATACAGGTCCATTTGAGAACCATCAGCACAAAGATAGtaacatgggagctgatgagataaccaaatgaagtagtatagagggagagaaGGCCTAGGACAAAACCTGAAGGGACACACCTCatgttagagggcatgatctggatgaggatccagcaaaggaacagtcaggtaggtaggaggagaaccagaagagagtggtatcccaaaatttagagagaagagagtatgaaGAGACTGGTAACAGTGTCCAAGGCTACAGAAAGGCTGgggag
It includes:
- the SLC38A2 gene encoding sodium-coupled neutral amino acid transporter 2 isoform X2 produces the protein MDPENQNFLLESNLGKKKYETDFHPGTTSFGMSVFNLSNAIVGSGILGLSYAMANTGIALFVILLTIVSIFSLYSVHLLLKTANEGGSLLYEQLGHKAFGMAGKLAASGSITMQNIGAMSSYLFIVKYELPLVIQALMSIEENKGEWYLNGDYLVLLVSLVLILPLSLLRNLGYLGYTSGFSLLCMVFFLIVVMCKKFQISCPFEATLMNETLNSTVTQLTATFTSSPETSFNMTHDDSCEPRYFIFNSQTVYAVPILTFSFVCHPAILPIYEELKGRSRRRMMNVSKISFFAMFLMYLLAAIFGYLTFYGHVEPELLHTYSAVLGADIILLIVRLAVLMAVTLTVPVVIFPIRSSLIQLLFAAKDFSWWRHSFITVSILGFTNLLVIFVPTIRDIFGFIGASAAAMLIFILPSAFYIKLVKKESMKSVQKIGAVFFLLSGFLVMIGSMTLIILDWIHNASSDGH
- the SLC38A2 gene encoding sodium-coupled neutral amino acid transporter 2 isoform X1; this encodes MTKAEMGRFNISPDEDSSSYSSNSNDFTYSYPTKQAAMKKSHYVDMDPENQNFLLESNLGKKKYETDFHPGTTSFGMSVFNLSNAIVGSGILGLSYAMANTGIALFVILLTIVSIFSLYSVHLLLKTANEGGSLLYEQLGHKAFGMAGKLAASGSITMQNIGAMSSYLFIVKYELPLVIQALMSIEENKGEWYLNGDYLVLLVSLVLILPLSLLRNLGYLGYTSGFSLLCMVFFLIVVMCKKFQISCPFEATLMNETLNSTVTQLTATFTSSPETSFNMTHDDSCEPRYFIFNSQTVYAVPILTFSFVCHPAILPIYEELKGRSRRRMMNVSKISFFAMFLMYLLAAIFGYLTFYGHVEPELLHTYSAVLGADIILLIVRLAVLMAVTLTVPVVIFPIRSSLIQLLFAAKDFSWWRHSFITVSILGFTNLLVIFVPTIRDIFGFIGASAAAMLIFILPSAFYIKLVKKESMKSVQKIGAVFFLLSGFLVMIGSMTLIILDWIHNASSDGH